In a genomic window of Bubalus bubalis isolate 160015118507 breed Murrah chromosome 17, NDDB_SH_1, whole genome shotgun sequence:
- the TMEM119 gene encoding transmembrane protein 119 yields MVSAVAPSLAVSLLLLLRVLPTASYSVSLQAGFLEDTGGSGEAEGSSASSPSLPPPQTPALSPTSVGPEPTPLAGPKPPTNFLDGIVDFFRQYVMLIAVVGSLVFLLMFIVCAALITRQKHKASAYYPSSFPKKKYVDQSDRAGGPRAFSEVPDRAPDGRPEETLDSSQQLQAHILAATQNLKSPSRAAPSSGDVARAPEGRSEEEEKGPREVDLEAQGRALLADKPEVPPLPEEPCSVEADAAVGAAAAAEGQGEPEVAPLLAQEAGGPAGPPENPCACGSVPPSI; encoded by the coding sequence ATGGTTTCCGCAGTGGCGCCCAGCCTCGCcgtgtctctgctgctgctgctgcgggtCCTGCCCACGGCATCCTACTCCGTGTCCCTGCAGGCCGGCTTCCTTGAGGACACGGGGGGCAGCGGGGAGGCCGAGGGCTCGTCGGCCTCCTCCCCGAGCCTCCCGCCGCCGCAGACCCCGGCCCTCAGCCCCACGTCGGTGGGGCCCGAGCCCACGCCCCTGGCGGGCCCTAAGCCCCCCACCAACTTCCTGGACGGCATCGTGGATTTCTTCCGCCAGTACGTGATGCTCATCGCCGTGGTGGGCTCCTTGGTCTTCCTGCTGATGTTCATCGTCTGTGCGGCTCTCATCACCCGCCAGAAGCACAAGGCCTCTGCCTACTACCCCTCGTCCTTCCCCAAGAAGAAGTACGTAGACCAGAGCGACCGCGCGGGGGGCCCCCGGGCCTTCAGCGAGGTCCCCGACCGGGCTCCCGACGGCCGGCCTGAGGAGACCCTGGATTCCTCCCAGCAGCTCCAGGCTCACATCCTCGCCGCCACCCAGAACCTCAAGTCTCCCTCCAGGGCCGCCCCAAGCAGTGGAGACGTAGCCAGGGCACCAGAGGGCAGatcagaggaagaggagaaaggccCCCGGGAGGTGGACCTGGAAGCCCAGGGACGTGCGCTTCTGGCGGATAAACCCGAGGTGCCTCCTCTGCCGGAGGAGCCCTGCTCAGTGGAGGCGGATGCAGCTGTAGGCGCCGCGGCAGCCGCTGAAGGTCAAGGAGAGCCAGAGGTGGCTCCCTTACTCGCCCAGGAAGCCGGGGGCCCAGCTGGTCCCCCCGAAAACCCCTGTGCTTGCGGCAGTGTCCCCCCCAGCATCTAA